One window of Robiginitalea biformata HTCC2501 genomic DNA carries:
- a CDS encoding SMP-30/gluconolactonase/LRE family protein has product MNRITNGLALTALGILLAGCASETGLIEEGAELQLVSEAFEFTEGPATAPGGDVYFTDQPNNRIHRWDAKTGEISVFMEPAGRANGLYWDNEGNLLAAADEKFELWRIAPDKSVKVLTDNYQGAKFNGPNDMWVHPDGTIYFTDPYYQRPYWERQEKEIEEERVYRIPAAGGEPQLAADGLVQPNGIIGTRDGKRLYVADIGNSMTYRYDIAPDGSLENATLMITMGSDGMTLDEQGNIYLTGRGVHIFSPEGKKLHHIEVPESWTANVTFGGTDGKTLFITAMDAVYTLRMTVAGMHWQPK; this is encoded by the coding sequence ATGAACCGAATAACGAACGGGCTGGCCCTGACCGCCCTGGGGATCCTGCTTGCAGGTTGCGCCAGCGAGACTGGCCTGATTGAAGAAGGCGCCGAACTGCAGCTCGTCTCCGAGGCATTTGAATTTACGGAGGGCCCGGCAACTGCCCCAGGGGGAGACGTGTACTTCACCGACCAACCGAACAACCGGATTCACCGCTGGGATGCGAAGACCGGGGAAATCAGCGTATTCATGGAGCCGGCGGGCCGGGCAAACGGCCTGTACTGGGATAACGAAGGCAACCTCCTCGCTGCGGCCGACGAGAAGTTTGAGCTCTGGCGCATTGCCCCGGATAAGTCCGTGAAAGTGCTCACGGATAATTACCAGGGTGCCAAATTCAACGGGCCGAACGATATGTGGGTCCACCCGGACGGCACCATTTATTTTACCGACCCCTATTACCAGCGCCCCTACTGGGAACGGCAGGAAAAGGAAATTGAGGAGGAGCGGGTCTACCGGATCCCTGCAGCCGGAGGGGAGCCCCAGCTGGCAGCAGACGGCCTGGTACAACCCAACGGGATTATCGGGACTCGGGACGGAAAGCGCCTCTACGTCGCGGATATCGGCAACAGCATGACGTACCGGTACGATATCGCCCCGGACGGCAGCCTGGAAAACGCCACCCTGATGATTACCATGGGCTCTGATGGGATGACCCTGGATGAACAGGGGAATATCTACCTGACCGGCCGGGGCGTGCACATTTTCAGCCCGGAGGGCAAAAAACTCCATCATATCGAGGTGCCCGAAAGCTGGACGGCCAACGTAACTTTTGGGGGTACGGATGGCAAAACCTTGTTTATTACAGCCATGGATGCCGTGTACACGCTTCGGATGACCGTGGCCGGGATGCATTGGCAGCCCAAATGA
- a CDS encoding N-acyl-D-amino-acid deacylase family protein yields the protein MYALRFLILLLIFSSCQPEPGFDVVIRGGQLLDGSGSPAIRADLGIRGDTIAAIGDLSGRKAKTEIDATGLHLAPGFINMLSWANVSLLEDGRSQSDIRQGVTLEVLGEGRSMGPLNEEMKREMRNGQQDITYDIPWTTLGEYLQHLEERGVSTNVASFVGNGTLREYVMGYEKRAPTPAEMDSMKTLLRRGMEEGAVGLSTSLIYVPSGHASTGEITDLARVVSEYGGMYISHIRNEEDSLLHAVRELIQIAEDADVPAEIYHFKASGQDNWDLLDSAIALVEDARSRGLEITTDMYMYNASSTGLNVLLPAWAKDGGHERTMEYLRDPEARQRMIEEVKFHVPPENILLVGFRNKDMRHLIGKNLAEVAAERGIRPREAIADLIFEDDSRIQVVYFSMSEENVEKKLALPYMAICSDAGSYTNEGVFLEQSTHPRAYGSFARLLSHFVRDRGVISLEEAVRRLTSLPAGNLKLRGRGQLKPGYFADVVVFDPERIQDRATFEQPHQYASGVEHVLVNGVPVLQNGEHTGNFPGRFVRGPGYQMKKP from the coding sequence ATGTACGCATTGCGCTTCCTGATTCTCCTCCTGATATTTTCCTCATGCCAACCGGAACCCGGGTTTGATGTCGTTATCCGGGGCGGACAGTTGCTCGACGGCAGCGGCAGCCCGGCCATCCGAGCCGACCTGGGAATCCGGGGAGATACCATTGCAGCCATCGGGGACCTTTCGGGACGGAAGGCGAAAACCGAGATCGACGCCACCGGGCTCCACCTGGCCCCGGGGTTTATCAATATGCTCAGCTGGGCAAACGTATCCCTCCTGGAGGACGGCCGCTCGCAGAGCGATATCCGGCAGGGCGTCACCCTGGAAGTACTGGGCGAAGGACGCTCTATGGGGCCCCTTAACGAAGAGATGAAACGGGAGATGCGCAACGGGCAACAGGACATTACCTACGACATCCCCTGGACCACCCTCGGGGAATACCTGCAACACCTGGAAGAGCGTGGCGTATCCACAAATGTAGCCTCTTTTGTGGGCAACGGCACGCTTCGGGAATACGTGATGGGATACGAAAAACGGGCGCCCACCCCTGCGGAAATGGATTCGATGAAAACCCTGCTCCGCCGGGGGATGGAAGAAGGGGCCGTAGGCCTGTCGACCTCCCTGATTTACGTGCCGAGCGGACACGCATCCACGGGCGAAATCACCGACCTGGCACGGGTGGTATCGGAATATGGAGGCATGTATATATCGCATATCCGCAACGAGGAGGACAGCCTGCTCCACGCGGTGCGGGAACTCATCCAAATTGCGGAAGATGCCGATGTGCCGGCCGAGATCTACCACTTCAAGGCTTCCGGACAGGACAATTGGGACCTGTTGGACAGCGCCATCGCCCTGGTGGAGGACGCGCGCAGCCGCGGCCTGGAAATTACCACGGATATGTATATGTACAATGCGAGTTCCACGGGGTTAAATGTGCTGCTGCCGGCCTGGGCCAAGGACGGGGGGCATGAACGTACGATGGAATACCTCCGGGACCCGGAGGCGAGGCAGCGGATGATCGAAGAGGTTAAATTTCACGTCCCCCCGGAGAATATCCTGCTGGTGGGGTTTCGCAACAAGGACATGCGCCACCTGATCGGCAAAAATCTGGCAGAAGTGGCCGCGGAGCGCGGTATCCGGCCCCGGGAAGCCATTGCCGACCTCATCTTTGAGGATGACAGCCGGATTCAGGTGGTCTATTTTTCAATGAGCGAGGAGAATGTCGAAAAAAAACTCGCCCTGCCCTATATGGCAATATGTTCGGATGCGGGCTCCTATACGAATGAAGGGGTTTTCCTGGAACAGAGTACGCACCCGAGGGCCTACGGCTCCTTTGCGCGCCTCCTGTCCCATTTTGTCCGGGATCGCGGGGTCATTTCCCTGGAGGAAGCCGTCCGCCGACTCACCTCCCTGCCGGCGGGCAACCTGAAACTCCGGGGGCGCGGACAGCTCAAACCCGGATACTTTGCCGACGTGGTGGTTTTTGACCCGGAGCGGATCCAGGACCGGGCCACCTTTGAACAACCGCACCAATACGCATCCGGGGTGGAACACGTCCTGGTAAATGGCGTCCCCGTGTTGCAAAACGGGGAGCACACCGGCAATTTCCCCGGGCGTTTCGTCAGGGGGCCGGGATATCAAATGAAAAAACCATAA
- a CDS encoding beta-N-acetylhexosaminidase has product MKNLKWGSALIRIALAGWLGVALWACADEQRPRIEFPETDLAEAALIPKPLSVVPTHDAFGLDRHVAIYSGGAAGMAEVAETLAGHIEARTGLRLPVDNENKEGIHRAIYFNQSPADGPEGYQLYITRDSVLINSANAEGAFHAVQTLRQLIPSAANDTLTEYPIWPLPTGKITDKTEFAYRGAMLDVARHFFSVSDVKKYLDVMAYYKLNVLHLHLTDDQGWRIEIKSWPKLTEVGGSTEVGGGPGGYYTQEEYKEIVAYAAERFITIVPEVDMPGHTNAASVAYPFLNGNGKTPALYTGTQVGFSTWDTRKDTVYAFIDDVIREISEMTPGPYFHIGGDESHVTAKDDYIYFVERVEPIVRKYGKRMIGWDEIANASLDSSSVAQFWADEENARKAVNQGMQVILSPARKAYLDMQYDSTSTFGLHWAAYIPVDSAYIWNPQAYAAGIAKKDILGIEAPLWSETISELSELEYLAFPRLPGYAELGWTEPAQLSWEDYKHRLAAQADYFKRMDIRYYPSDRVPWPDEFPEPDLKD; this is encoded by the coding sequence ATGAAAAACCTGAAATGGGGCAGTGCCCTGATCCGAATTGCCCTGGCCGGTTGGCTGGGAGTGGCCCTGTGGGCATGTGCCGATGAGCAGCGGCCCCGTATTGAATTTCCAGAAACGGATTTGGCGGAAGCCGCCCTGATCCCGAAACCCCTGTCCGTGGTACCTACCCACGATGCTTTTGGCCTTGACCGGCACGTGGCGATCTACAGCGGGGGCGCCGCAGGCATGGCCGAGGTGGCGGAAACCCTCGCAGGCCATATTGAGGCGCGTACCGGCCTGAGGCTGCCCGTGGACAATGAAAACAAAGAAGGGATCCACCGGGCGATTTATTTCAACCAATCCCCTGCGGACGGGCCCGAAGGATACCAGTTGTATATCACCCGCGATTCCGTACTGATCAACAGCGCGAATGCCGAGGGGGCCTTCCACGCCGTACAGACCCTGCGGCAGCTGATTCCGTCGGCAGCCAATGACACCCTGACGGAATACCCCATCTGGCCGCTTCCCACTGGAAAAATCACCGATAAGACGGAATTTGCCTACCGGGGGGCCATGCTCGATGTGGCCCGGCATTTCTTTTCCGTTTCCGACGTCAAAAAATACCTGGACGTGATGGCCTATTACAAACTGAATGTCCTCCACCTGCACCTGACGGACGACCAGGGCTGGCGGATCGAAATCAAATCGTGGCCGAAACTGACCGAAGTAGGCGGCAGCACCGAAGTAGGAGGTGGCCCCGGCGGGTATTACACCCAGGAGGAATACAAAGAAATCGTTGCCTATGCAGCGGAGCGGTTTATCACGATTGTGCCGGAAGTGGACATGCCCGGGCATACGAATGCGGCCTCTGTTGCCTACCCGTTTTTGAACGGGAACGGGAAAACCCCGGCCCTGTATACCGGGACGCAAGTGGGGTTCAGCACCTGGGACACGCGTAAGGACACGGTTTATGCCTTTATCGACGATGTTATCCGGGAAATTTCCGAGATGACCCCCGGGCCCTACTTCCACATTGGTGGAGACGAAAGCCACGTCACTGCAAAGGACGATTACATCTATTTTGTGGAGCGGGTGGAACCCATCGTGCGGAAGTACGGGAAACGGATGATCGGTTGGGACGAAATTGCCAATGCCTCCCTGGACAGCAGTTCGGTAGCCCAATTCTGGGCCGATGAGGAAAACGCCCGGAAAGCGGTTAACCAGGGGATGCAGGTGATCCTCTCCCCGGCCCGGAAGGCCTACCTGGATATGCAATACGATTCCACCTCCACCTTCGGGCTCCACTGGGCCGCCTATATCCCCGTGGACAGCGCTTACATCTGGAACCCCCAGGCCTATGCGGCCGGAATTGCCAAAAAGGACATCCTGGGGATTGAAGCCCCCCTGTGGTCGGAGACGATATCAGAACTCAGCGAACTGGAGTACCTGGCATTCCCAAGGCTGCCCGGCTACGCAGAACTCGGATGGACGGAACCCGCCCAGTTATCCTGGGAGGACTACAAGCACCGCCTGGCCGCCCAGGCGGACTATTTTAAGCGGATGGATATCCGGTATTACCCGTCGGACCGCGTACCGTGGCCGGACGAGTTCCCTGAACCGGACCTCAAGGACTGA
- the mazG gene encoding nucleoside triphosphate pyrophosphohydrolase: MNTREKQLQAIDRLLTIMDELREGCPWDRKQTMQTLRQLTIEETYELGDAILDNDLEEVKGELGDLLLHIVFYARVGSETGHFDIGDVAEAICEKLIRRHPHIYGDTEVADEADVKANWERIKLREGKKSVLQGVPAGLPALVKANRIQEKVAGVGFDWEQPEQVLDKVREELGELEAERRAGNADALEAEMGDVFFSLVNYARFLGINPENALERTNKKFMARFDFLESRAREAGRELSDMTLAEMDVHWEEAKKQP, encoded by the coding sequence ATGAACACCCGGGAAAAACAGTTGCAGGCCATCGATCGCCTGCTCACCATCATGGACGAATTGCGGGAAGGCTGCCCGTGGGATCGCAAACAGACGATGCAGACCCTCCGGCAGCTGACTATCGAGGAAACCTACGAATTGGGGGATGCCATCCTGGACAATGACCTGGAGGAGGTCAAGGGAGAGTTGGGCGACTTGTTGCTGCATATTGTTTTTTACGCCCGGGTCGGCTCGGAAACCGGCCATTTTGATATCGGGGACGTGGCGGAGGCGATTTGCGAGAAGTTGATCCGCCGCCACCCGCACATCTACGGGGACACCGAGGTGGCCGACGAGGCGGATGTTAAGGCGAATTGGGAACGCATCAAGTTGCGGGAAGGCAAGAAAAGCGTTTTGCAGGGAGTACCCGCCGGGTTGCCGGCCCTGGTCAAGGCCAACCGGATCCAGGAGAAGGTGGCCGGGGTGGGCTTTGACTGGGAACAGCCCGAACAGGTCCTGGACAAGGTGCGTGAAGAACTGGGCGAACTCGAGGCGGAGCGGCGCGCCGGCAATGCGGATGCCCTGGAAGCCGAGATGGGCGATGTGTTCTTCTCCCTGGTCAACTACGCCCGCTTTCTCGGGATCAACCCAGAAAATGCCCTGGAACGGACCAACAAGAAATTCATGGCGCGCTTTGACTTTTTGGAATCCCGGGCCCGGGAGGCCGGGAGGGAACTCAGCGATATGACCCTGGCCGAAATGGACGTGCACTGGGAAGAAGCCAAGAAACAACCCTGA
- a CDS encoding SGNH/GDSL hydrolase family protein: MTRISPNSPAKDMGVLLALLAILIQCVPAFAQDPGRFEQEVASITARNDSLWNPYRATYLFTGSSSVRMWESLDRDFPDRQVINTGFGGSQASDLLFYLDPLILNYRPMVVSIYEGDNDLAEGKSPGRAFRDIAEILSRIRSRYPGMPVVLISAKPSISRWKLRGKYERFNRKLSRLAEADPLTRYADVWTPMLQADGSLNETLFIEDGLHMNAEGYRIWKSVLGPLIGQSN, encoded by the coding sequence ATGACACGCATTTCCCCGAATTCTCCCGCCAAGGACATGGGAGTCCTGCTCGCATTGCTTGCGATTTTAATCCAATGCGTCCCTGCATTCGCCCAGGACCCCGGGCGTTTTGAACAGGAAGTCGCCTCCATCACAGCCCGGAACGATAGCTTGTGGAACCCCTATCGGGCCACCTATCTGTTTACCGGCAGCTCGAGTGTCCGCATGTGGGAAAGCCTGGACCGGGATTTTCCCGACAGGCAGGTAATCAATACCGGGTTCGGGGGTTCCCAGGCTTCCGACCTGCTTTTCTACCTGGATCCCCTGATACTGAATTACCGCCCGATGGTGGTTTCCATCTACGAAGGCGACAACGACCTGGCAGAAGGAAAAAGCCCCGGCCGCGCCTTCCGGGATATTGCGGAAATCCTCTCCCGGATCCGGTCGCGTTACCCGGGGATGCCCGTGGTGTTGATCTCCGCCAAACCGAGTATCAGCCGGTGGAAGCTACGGGGAAAATACGAGCGATTTAACCGGAAGTTGAGCCGGCTGGCAGAAGCGGACCCCCTGACCCGCTATGCCGATGTCTGGACACCGATGCTCCAGGCGGACGGGTCCCTGAATGAAACTTTGTTTATTGAAGACGGACTGCATATGAATGCCGAAGGATACCGCATCTGGAAATCTGTTTTGGGTCCGCTGATCGGGCAATCGAATTAA
- a CDS encoding MATE family efflux transporter, with protein MLQQYTREFRYNFRLASPVILGMLGHTFVVFADNIMVGQLGTAELAAVSLGNSFVFIAMSLGIGFSTAITPLVAEADGRGDRGEGRQVLQHGLVLCSLLGLVLFAAVLLAKPLMYLMEQPPEVVAFAQPYIDLVALSLIPLIVFQALKQFSEGLSQTRYPMYATIVANVINIGLNYLLIFGHLGFPAMGVTGAAVGTLVARVAMCFILWGLFRRRPAFAGYVERLAFRKIGKRMLRKIINLGFPSALQFFFEVAIFTAAIWLSGVLGKNPQAANQIALNLSSMTFMFGTGLGVAAMIRVGNQLGLRNFPELRRIATSIFLMTVLLMAGFALLFLLGRHWFPTLYLDLDDTVNFADNREVVELAARLLLVASVFQISDGVQVVVLGALRGLQDVRIPTLLTFIAYWLIGFPVSYFLGLHTALASTGIWIGLLAGLTASSIMLYLRFRYLTGRLIGQHP; from the coding sequence TTGCTGCAGCAATACACCCGCGAATTCCGTTATAACTTCCGCCTGGCGTCCCCGGTAATCCTCGGGATGCTCGGGCATACCTTTGTCGTTTTTGCGGATAATATCATGGTGGGCCAGCTGGGTACCGCGGAACTCGCCGCGGTTTCCCTGGGGAACAGTTTTGTGTTTATCGCCATGTCGCTCGGCATCGGGTTCTCGACTGCGATCACCCCCCTGGTAGCGGAGGCGGACGGACGGGGCGACCGGGGAGAGGGCAGGCAGGTGCTCCAGCACGGCCTGGTCCTTTGCAGCCTGCTGGGCCTGGTCCTTTTTGCGGCGGTACTCCTGGCCAAGCCGCTCATGTACCTGATGGAGCAGCCCCCTGAAGTGGTGGCTTTTGCCCAGCCGTATATCGACCTGGTAGCCCTTTCCCTGATCCCGCTCATCGTATTCCAGGCGCTGAAGCAATTCTCGGAGGGGCTTTCCCAGACGCGCTATCCGATGTATGCCACCATCGTGGCCAACGTGATCAATATCGGGCTGAACTACCTATTGATATTCGGACACCTGGGGTTTCCGGCCATGGGGGTTACCGGAGCGGCCGTCGGCACCCTGGTGGCCCGTGTGGCCATGTGCTTTATCCTGTGGGGCCTGTTCCGCCGCCGCCCGGCCTTTGCCGGGTACGTTGAGCGCCTCGCCTTTCGCAAGATCGGCAAGCGGATGCTGCGAAAAATTATCAACCTGGGATTCCCCTCGGCCCTGCAATTCTTTTTTGAGGTAGCCATTTTTACCGCTGCTATCTGGCTGAGCGGTGTCCTGGGGAAAAACCCCCAGGCGGCAAACCAGATTGCCCTGAACCTGAGCAGCATGACCTTTATGTTCGGTACCGGCCTCGGGGTGGCTGCCATGATCCGGGTTGGCAACCAACTGGGCCTCCGGAATTTCCCGGAACTGCGGCGTATTGCCACGTCGATTTTCCTGATGACCGTGCTCCTGATGGCGGGCTTTGCCTTGCTGTTCCTGCTGGGTAGGCACTGGTTCCCCACGCTGTACCTGGACCTGGACGACACGGTGAATTTTGCCGATAACCGGGAAGTGGTGGAACTGGCGGCCCGGCTCTTGCTCGTGGCGTCGGTCTTCCAGATATCCGATGGCGTGCAGGTAGTGGTCCTCGGAGCGCTGCGGGGATTACAGGATGTGCGTATCCCCACGTTGCTGACCTTTATCGCCTACTGGCTGATCGGATTCCCGGTTAGCTATTTCCTCGGGTTGCATACGGCCCTGGCGAGCACGGGGATATGGATCGGTTTGCTGGCCGGGCTTACCGCCTCCTCAATAATGTTGTATCTTCGGTTCCGGTATCTGACGGGTCGGCTCATCGGCCAACATCCCTGA
- a CDS encoding phosphatase PAP2 family protein — MWQQLQDLDRNWFLELNGMGTGAWDGFFLILSDKWLAIPLYVLLLLLAWRDLGWKPLLLLLVFVALLITCTDQLANFFKYGVGRLRPCYEPSLEGMVRLVKANCGGRFGYFSAHAANAMALAAFFATRWGSGRRGWGALLIVWALAVGFSRIYLGVHYPLDVLTGCLVGGVFGWMFARLFKMARSKIFQ, encoded by the coding sequence ATGTGGCAGCAGCTACAGGATCTGGACCGCAATTGGTTCCTGGAACTCAACGGCATGGGCACCGGGGCCTGGGACGGTTTTTTCCTTATCCTGTCCGACAAGTGGCTCGCCATCCCGCTCTATGTACTGCTGTTGCTGCTGGCCTGGCGGGACCTGGGGTGGAAGCCCCTGTTGTTGTTACTGGTATTTGTGGCCTTGCTGATTACCTGCACGGACCAGCTGGCCAATTTTTTCAAATACGGGGTGGGCAGGCTGCGCCCCTGCTACGAGCCTTCCCTGGAGGGGATGGTACGGCTCGTCAAGGCCAATTGCGGCGGGCGGTTCGGTTATTTTTCCGCCCATGCCGCGAATGCCATGGCACTCGCCGCTTTCTTCGCAACTCGCTGGGGGTCGGGTCGCCGGGGATGGGGCGCCCTCCTGATCGTTTGGGCCCTGGCGGTAGGCTTCAGCCGGATTTACCTCGGGGTCCATTATCCCCTGGATGTCCTGACCGGCTGCTTGGTGGGCGGGGTATTCGGCTGGATGTTTGCGCGATTGTTTAAAATGGCACGATCAAAAATTTTCCAATGA
- a CDS encoding alpha/beta hydrolase — translation MMRTTLTIHWLLLFVMPGLFAQADSIPLPFDPARGVEWTGSEKHYYSDIWQTEVVTNVSAPSMQVFRPGKGAGNSAAVVIAPGGGLYGLSIESEGRQVAQWLAERGFTAFVLKYRLVPTGADGVAEISQLGQNDPTGLMANVGKVLPYSIQDGLSALTWVRSHAGEYGLDPEKIGFMGFSAGGAVTLGVGYSASGDNVPDFLVPVYPWTDAYPVAPAPEHAPPLLVICATDDPLGLAKGSVELYTAWREAGIPVALHMYSRGGHGFGMREQGLPSDKWIERFYDWANVHILVPEQKQPGE, via the coding sequence ATGATGAGAACTACCCTGACGATCCACTGGTTGCTACTCTTTGTTATGCCCGGCCTGTTTGCCCAGGCAGACAGTATTCCATTGCCCTTCGACCCCGCCCGGGGGGTGGAATGGACCGGTAGTGAGAAACACTACTACAGCGACATCTGGCAAACCGAGGTGGTCACAAACGTGTCCGCACCCAGCATGCAGGTTTTCCGGCCCGGGAAGGGGGCGGGCAATTCGGCAGCCGTAGTGATTGCCCCGGGCGGGGGCCTTTACGGGTTGAGTATCGAAAGTGAAGGCCGGCAGGTAGCCCAATGGCTCGCGGAACGGGGTTTTACGGCTTTTGTGCTCAAATACCGCCTGGTGCCCACGGGTGCCGATGGCGTTGCCGAAATCAGCCAGCTCGGACAGAATGACCCGACCGGCCTGATGGCCAATGTGGGTAAGGTACTCCCCTACTCCATCCAGGACGGGCTGAGCGCGTTGACCTGGGTCCGGTCTCATGCCGGGGAGTACGGTCTGGATCCCGAAAAAATTGGATTCATGGGGTTTTCGGCCGGCGGGGCAGTTACCCTGGGTGTCGGCTATTCGGCTTCCGGGGACAATGTACCGGACTTTTTGGTGCCGGTTTATCCCTGGACGGATGCCTACCCGGTGGCCCCTGCCCCGGAACATGCCCCGCCCCTGCTCGTAATTTGCGCCACCGACGACCCGCTGGGCCTTGCAAAGGGCAGCGTGGAACTCTACACCGCATGGCGGGAAGCCGGGATCCCGGTTGCCCTGCATATGTACAGCCGGGGCGGTCATGGCTTCGGGATGCGGGAACAGGGATTGCCGTCCGACAAGTGGATTGAGCGTTTTTACGATTGGGCCAATGTCCATATTTTAGTGCCTGAACAAAAACAACCAGGCGAATGA
- a CDS encoding ArnT family glycosyltransferase, with amino-acid sequence MISGKMFWGCFLGMLAVYVCGLPATLMENDSAQFAVMAMRMVQENDFVNLIKGTEQYLDKPHMHYWLAALAYKLFGIHDWAYRLPALLLTLAASRACHGIGKELYNENAGRLAALIFMSAQTIVLSVIDVRTDAVLTGFTALSIWQLLRYLELGSTRGLLWGALTAGLAFSTKGQIALVVIALPLLCHVAYTRRWYRLADLRLVWGLLVFALAISPMLYAYYQQFDLHPEKVIRGRGNRSGILFIFWEQSFERLSGEGVGKNSSDYFFFFHTFLWVFLPWTLMGLAAFGNRAYRMARRFAGNKTAPAPPDAEAPGGAAGENTSGNPGVPEVLTLGGIAIIFLIISFAQFKLPHYLNILIPLFTVLTAGYLDARRKKGHWKWLRRAARLQAGIFGIVLLAVSGIVFWVFPLPGAAAVALVLVLVGSGIALWRQMADPLVRLAVISVLASVGINAVMNAHFYPSLLQYQAGSELARNFVREVPANPPIFKFSEEHTWALDFYSRQPVRIVRGGNRTDLAGRWVYVDEDKRRSLAESGWEWEREIVADQFRITRLQARFVNPETREEVVGKRYLLLLAPAAP; translated from the coding sequence ATGATCAGCGGGAAGATGTTTTGGGGGTGTTTCCTGGGGATGCTCGCCGTTTATGTCTGCGGACTGCCGGCAACCCTCATGGAGAACGATTCTGCCCAGTTTGCGGTTATGGCCATGCGGATGGTCCAGGAGAACGACTTCGTCAACCTGATCAAAGGGACCGAGCAATACCTGGACAAGCCCCACATGCACTACTGGCTTGCAGCCCTGGCCTATAAGCTATTCGGTATCCACGACTGGGCCTACAGGTTGCCGGCATTGCTGCTTACCCTCGCCGCCTCACGGGCCTGCCACGGGATCGGGAAGGAGCTCTACAACGAAAACGCGGGACGGCTTGCGGCCCTGATCTTCATGAGTGCCCAGACCATCGTCCTTTCCGTGATCGATGTGCGGACAGATGCCGTACTTACCGGCTTTACCGCTTTGTCTATCTGGCAATTGCTCCGGTACCTGGAGCTGGGGAGTACCCGGGGGTTGCTGTGGGGAGCCTTGACGGCAGGCCTCGCCTTTTCCACCAAAGGGCAGATTGCCCTGGTGGTGATCGCCCTGCCGTTGTTGTGCCATGTGGCGTATACCCGCCGGTGGTACCGTCTGGCCGACCTGCGCCTGGTTTGGGGGCTACTGGTATTTGCCCTGGCCATCAGCCCGATGCTCTACGCTTACTACCAGCAATTCGACCTGCATCCGGAGAAGGTCATCCGCGGACGGGGAAACCGCAGCGGCATTCTGTTTATTTTCTGGGAGCAGAGTTTTGAGCGGCTCAGCGGGGAAGGGGTTGGCAAGAACAGCAGCGATTACTTTTTCTTTTTCCACACCTTCCTCTGGGTCTTTTTGCCCTGGACGCTGATGGGGCTCGCAGCCTTCGGGAACCGGGCCTACCGAATGGCGCGCCGTTTCGCGGGGAACAAAACAGCCCCGGCCCCACCCGATGCCGAAGCACCGGGAGGGGCTGCGGGGGAAAATACCAGCGGGAATCCCGGTGTCCCGGAGGTGCTTACACTCGGGGGCATTGCCATCATATTCCTGATCATCAGTTTTGCGCAGTTCAAACTCCCCCATTACCTGAATATCCTGATACCGCTTTTTACCGTGTTGACGGCCGGATATCTCGATGCGCGGAGAAAGAAAGGCCACTGGAAATGGCTCAGGCGCGCTGCCCGCCTGCAGGCCGGTATATTCGGGATAGTTTTGCTTGCTGTTTCCGGGATTGTATTCTGGGTATTTCCATTGCCGGGGGCAGCTGCCGTTGCGCTGGTCCTGGTACTTGTGGGGTCGGGCATCGCACTCTGGCGGCAAATGGCCGATCCGCTGGTACGCCTGGCGGTAATCAGCGTCCTGGCCAGTGTCGGGATCAATGCAGTGATGAATGCCCATTTCTACCCGTCCCTGTTGCAATACCAGGCGGGTTCCGAACTCGCCCGGAATTTTGTCCGGGAAGTTCCTGCAAACCCGCCCATTTTCAAATTCAGTGAGGAGCACACCTGGGCCCTGGACTTTTACAGTCGCCAGCCCGTCCGGATTGTCCGGGGCGGCAACCGCACCGACCTGGCCGGCAGGTGGGTCTACGTGGATGAAGATAAACGCCGGAGCCTGGCCGAATCGGGCTGGGAGTGGGAACGGGAAATCGTCGCCGACCAGTTTCGCATCACCCGCCTGCAGGCACGCTTCGTAAACCCGGAAACGCGGGAAGAGGTGGTCGGCAAGCGCTACTTGCTTTTATTGGCGCCCGCGGCCCCCTGA